The following proteins come from a genomic window of Megalobrama amblycephala isolate DHTTF-2021 linkage group LG1, ASM1881202v1, whole genome shotgun sequence:
- the LOC125271855 gene encoding LOW QUALITY PROTEIN: olfactory receptor 52N2-like (The sequence of the model RefSeq protein was modified relative to this genomic sequence to represent the inferred CDS: inserted 1 base in 1 codon), with product MKDLPAENISFTDFKLVGFYSLGEWRPFLFVPFFLMFLLAITANSILIYLINTKKSLHSPMYVLISLMAVVDLXVAYIFVPNMLLNFLFNWSGISLTGCLIQMFCLHFVGTFQSTLLLWMALDRYFAICSPLYYHKYMEIPNFLKFVVVPLIRNVILVVITVSLAGKLSYCLTNFIDHCFCEHTWH from the exons ATGAAGGACCTTCCTGCAGAAAATATTTCTTTCACAGACTTCAAACTGGTTGGTTTCTACAGCCTAGGAGAATGGAGACCTTTTTTATTTGTCCCTTTCTTTCTGATGTTTTTATTGGCTATCACAGCAAATTCTATTCTCATATATTTAATCAACACTAAAAAATCTTTGCATTCCCCAATGTATGTACTAATTAGTCTTATGGCAGTTGTAGACT ATGTTGCCTATATTTTTGTACCTAACATGCTTCTGAACTTTTTGTTTAATTGGAGTGGGATATCTTTAACTGGTTGTTTGATACAGATGTTTTGCCTTCATTTTGTTGGAACATTTCAGTCTACTTTGCTTTTGTGGATGGCACTGGATCGTTACTTTGCAATATGCAGCCCTCTTTATTATCACAAATACATGGAAATTCCTAACTTTCTAAAGTTTGTTGTTGTGCCATTAATCAGAAATGTAATCCTGGTGGTCATTACGGTCTCTCTGGCTGGAAAACTGTCATATTGTTTAACAAATTTTATCGACCATTGTTTCTGTGAGCACACATGGCATTAG